Proteins encoded by one window of Lacerta agilis isolate rLacAgi1 chromosome 11, rLacAgi1.pri, whole genome shotgun sequence:
- the CD180 gene encoding CD180 antigen, translated as MAWCTFCWVLMGLLDVSCEVTKPADMMCTELIANRSYSCEDLGLKEIPEQLPNITQVLDFSFNFLYSLQQSTLSKLKDLVYLDLTRCQINWVYEDVFGNNAHLETIILTGNNLLFLAGRAFAGPHSLKHLDLTQTGLSSLSFIPMQDLGNLETLILKDNYIQSLELPSHFPTRNLKYLDFQMNLIQRISAEDIRALKRVRNLTLILADNDIMHIETRAFSSISFYTLDFGRCVDVSVILEGLQDASTVALRLGNSLDRDALPITPTMLQGICNISVDYLYLPYRHFLYFSADTFQCLAKLQKLDIAHTDINELPTGLVQLDFLRELIIDKNKFEHLCNITASAFPNLTHISLRGNLKVLDLGSGCLGSLSKLQHLDLSSSQIESADCCSKPLRGLSSLQHLNLSYNSRLRFHNAAFNESINLKVLDLTSTQVFINASQGPFCNLHFLQILNLSYSKIDLNIPHILQGLENLIVLKLNGNNFESKTILEDNLFQQAPNLEVLTLSSCKLSAIQTKAFSSLRKLKHIDLSHNNLVAFNSDAFSSLRNIYLNFANNRIHIIPRDMLTNLSGQSVINLSYNPLECTCSNIGLLTWYKQNIDKIEDSEETVCSEPKSLAGSKLLSINLSCGFSTAQVVLIAFVTIAVIVVTFILIIRFLRRNYQQL; from the exons ATGGCCTGGTGCACGTTCTGCTGGGTTCTGATGGGCCTTTTAGATGTTAGCTGTGAAGTAACCAAGCCAGCAGATATGATGTGCACTGAG CTTATTGCTAACAGAAGCTACAGTTGTGAAGATCTGGGACTGAAAGAGATTCCTGAGCAACTACCTAACATAACCCAAGTCCTTGATTTCAGCTTCAACTTCCTGTATTCCCTTCAACAATCAACGCTCAGCAAGCTGAAAGATCTGGTGTATTTAGACTTAACAAG gtGTCAAATTAACTGGGTATATGAGGATGTCTTCGGAAACAACGCTCACCTGGAGACCATCATCTTGACTGGAAACAATCTTCTGTTTCTGGCAGGGAGAGCATTCGCTGGACCTCACTCTCTGAAACACCTTGACCTAACCCAAACAGGACTCAGTAGTCTATCATTCATCCCAATGCAGGACCTGGGTAACTTGGAGACACTGATACTAAAAGACAACTACATCCAATCACTAGAGCTCCCATCACATTTTCCAACCAGGAACCTCAAATATTTGGATTTTCAGATGAACCTAATACAAAGAATATCAGCTGAAGACATACGGGCATTAAAGCGAGTCAGGAATCTGACTCTCATTCTTGCAGACAATGATATTATGCACATTGAGACCAGGGCTTTCAGTTCCATTTCTTTCTATACTTTGGATTTTGGCCGTTGTGTTGATGTTTCGGTGATCCTGGAAGGGCTGCAGGATGCCAGTACTGTTGCTCTTCGACTTGGGAATTCTTTGGATAGAGATGCCCTTCCCATAACTCCCACCATGTTGCAGGGCATCTGCAACATCTCTGTCGACTACCTCTATCTGCCATATCGCCATTTCCTATACTTCTCAGCTGACACATTCcagtgtttggccaaactccaaAAGTTGGACATAGCCCACACAGACATCAACGAACTACCCACTGGCCTGGTTCAGTTGGATTTCCTGAGGGAACTCATTATCGACAAGAATAAATTTGAGCACCTTTGCAATATCACGGCTTCTGCTTTCCCCAACCTCACCCATATTTCTCTCAGAGGGAATCTGAAAGTCTTGGATTTGGGATCTGGGTGCCTAGGGTCTTTGTCGAAACTGCAGCACCTTGACTTGAGCAGCAGTCAAATAGAAAGCGCCGACTGCTGCAGCAAGCCGCTCCGTGGCCTGAGCAGCTTGCAACACCTCAACCTGAGCTACAATAGCAGGCTCAGGTTCCACAATGCGGCGTTTAATGAAAGCATTAACCTTAAGGTTCTGGACCTCACTTCCACACAGGTTTTCATCAACGCTTCCCAAGGACCCTTCTGCAACCTGCATTTTTTGCAGATTCTGAACCTTTCTTACTCTAAAATTGATCTCAATATCCCGCACATTTTACAAGGTCTGGAGAATCTTATTGTCTTGAAGCTGAATGGAAATAACTTCGAATCCAAGACCATCCTGGAAGACAACCTCTTTCAGCAGGCACCCAATTTAGAAGTGTTAACTCTATCGTCCTGCAAATTGTCGGCTATACAAACCAAGGCATTTTCTAGCCTCAGGAAGTTAAAACACATAGACTTGAGCCACAACAATCTTGTTGCATTCAATTCAGATGCATTTTCCAGCCTCAGAAACATATATCTCAATTTTGCCAACAATAGGATCCATATTATCCCACGTGATATGTTGACTAACCTATCTGGCCAGAGTGTAATCAATTTAAGTTACAATCCACTGGAATGCACCTGTTCCAATATTGGATTATTAACTTGGTACAAGCAAAACATAGATAAAATTGAAGACTCTGAAGAGACAGTGTGCTCAGAGCCCAAATCACTAGCAGGCTCTAAGCTCCTCTCTATAAATCTGTCCTGTGGGTTTAGCACTGCTCAAGTAGTATTGATTGCCTTTGTTACGATAGCAGTAATTGTAGTGACCTTCATTTTGATCATACGTTTTTTAAGGAGAAACTACCAACAGCTTTGA